Proteins encoded within one genomic window of Bacillus sp. F19:
- a CDS encoding S8 family serine peptidase translates to MTLKKVIFAGIMTTALCASAVFAGAAQTGQAQSLEKKYIVMFKNETNLPSGYKDLVEDAGGKISSTLEHVGAVEVTSSNPEFLKEVKKSSQIAEAGIQNKLYPETPAVEAELTFQEAEKADLYETLQWDIKQVTDNGASWKLPGGTGKAASGEDIVVGIIDTGIDYTHPDLKENYAYGKSFVPGLTDPKDENGHGTHVAGSIAAKGRTMGVGPDLKVAAYRVFGPTGGAETAHIAEALMAAADDNVDVVNMSLGGYDWYQNPEFATKDIVADVQLFNRAIKYAIQKGVTVVGSAGNNAVDISSPGKLSGDDNGATHRSPSSQSMIRVSAAGKLKNLAFYSNYGVGKIDVIAPGGDLGPNYNPSTGAGRDNTYLCLATVPGGYGYKAGTSMAAPKAAALAGVIIAKHGKDQLSPAQVKHIVQSSSIDLFNNGYDGEAGHGLINAVNALK, encoded by the coding sequence ATGACATTGAAGAAAGTTATTTTTGCAGGCATCATGACCACGGCACTTTGTGCTTCTGCCGTATTTGCAGGGGCTGCACAAACAGGACAAGCTCAGTCACTTGAGAAGAAATACATAGTTATGTTCAAAAACGAGACTAATTTACCGTCCGGGTATAAAGACTTAGTAGAAGATGCTGGAGGAAAAATAAGCAGCACGCTTGAACATGTTGGTGCAGTAGAAGTTACTTCTTCAAATCCTGAATTCTTAAAAGAAGTTAAAAAATCCTCCCAGATCGCTGAAGCCGGCATTCAGAACAAGTTGTACCCTGAGACACCTGCAGTTGAAGCAGAATTAACGTTCCAGGAAGCTGAAAAAGCAGACCTGTATGAGACGCTTCAATGGGATATTAAGCAGGTTACAGACAACGGCGCCTCATGGAAACTTCCAGGCGGTACTGGAAAAGCAGCTTCCGGCGAAGATATTGTAGTAGGCATCATTGATACAGGGATTGATTACACTCACCCTGATTTAAAAGAAAACTACGCATACGGAAAATCTTTTGTTCCGGGTCTTACAGACCCTAAAGATGAAAACGGACATGGAACACACGTAGCCGGATCGATTGCAGCTAAAGGAAGAACAATGGGTGTCGGACCTGATTTAAAAGTAGCAGCATACCGTGTATTTGGACCAACAGGAGGAGCTGAAACGGCTCATATCGCTGAAGCCCTTATGGCGGCTGCCGATGATAATGTAGATGTAGTAAACATGTCCTTGGGCGGTTACGACTGGTACCAAAATCCTGAGTTCGCTACAAAAGATATCGTTGCTGATGTCCAGCTCTTTAATCGTGCAATTAAGTATGCCATTCAAAAAGGCGTAACAGTTGTAGGCTCTGCGGGCAACAACGCAGTAGATATCAGCAGTCCAGGCAAACTCTCTGGTGATGATAATGGAGCTACTCACAGAAGCCCGAGCAGCCAGAGCATGATTCGCGTTTCAGCTGCCGGAAAGCTTAAAAACTTGGCTTTCTACTCAAACTATGGCGTTGGGAAAATTGATGTGATTGCTCCAGGCGGCGATTTAGGGCCGAATTACAATCCAAGTACTGGGGCAGGCAGAGATAATACTTATCTATGTTTAGCCACTGTACCTGGAGGATACGGCTACAAAGCAGGTACATCAATGGCAGCTCCTAAAGCAGCTGCACTTGCAGGTGTTATCATCGCAAAGCATGGAAAAGATCAGCTCTCTCCGGCTCAAGTAAAGCACATTGTTCAATCTTCTTCTATCGATTTATTTAATAATGGATATGATGGCGAAGCAGGACATGGATTAATCAATGCTGTAAATGCTCTCAAATAA
- a CDS encoding TIGR03943 family protein → MEKQRDYRFHLYLRGIILMGFTMLLFKLIITGDIQNFIAPRMLPFIYFAVITFLLLGVVQIWRSGSKNEEELYCNCGFDHSGKSTPIQSIMIYSMFVFPVVTGFVFPDVVLDSSIAAKRGFKSGLSQSQETAKSEEPPMDEDLADLYLQDPDEYMKQLEERVQEKSQSPESSPDVPLEHPDGFQIQAPPDGFYEELEAKMLKMKKIVLTEENYIAMTNIMDKNPEKFSGKEVEMLGFVYREDDFKEDQFVVARFGLSCCVADASVYGTLASIADGEKYQQDEWVKVSGVIKSVKYQDWVLPNVEIQSIEKIEQPKEPYVYEEY, encoded by the coding sequence ATGGAAAAACAAAGAGATTACCGTTTTCACCTCTACCTGCGCGGAATTATCTTAATGGGGTTTACGATGCTCCTTTTTAAGCTGATCATAACGGGAGATATTCAAAATTTTATTGCTCCCCGCATGCTGCCGTTTATCTATTTTGCAGTGATCACCTTTTTGCTTTTGGGAGTTGTGCAGATTTGGAGAAGCGGCAGTAAAAATGAAGAAGAATTATACTGCAATTGCGGCTTTGATCATTCAGGGAAAAGCACGCCGATTCAATCGATTATGATCTATTCCATGTTTGTCTTCCCGGTTGTGACCGGTTTTGTCTTCCCTGATGTGGTTTTAGACAGTTCGATTGCCGCAAAACGCGGCTTTAAATCAGGTTTAAGCCAGTCTCAAGAAACGGCAAAAAGTGAAGAGCCTCCAATGGATGAGGACTTAGCCGATCTTTATTTACAGGATCCTGATGAATATATGAAGCAGCTTGAAGAGAGAGTTCAGGAAAAATCTCAATCGCCGGAATCCAGTCCAGATGTGCCTCTTGAACATCCAGACGGATTCCAAATCCAAGCTCCTCCAGACGGATTCTATGAAGAGCTGGAAGCAAAAATGCTGAAGATGAAAAAAATTGTTTTAACGGAAGAGAATTACATTGCCATGACAAACATTATGGATAAAAACCCTGAAAAGTTTTCCGGTAAAGAAGTAGAAATGCTCGGATTTGTTTATCGGGAAGATGACTTCAAAGAAGATCAATTCGTGGTAGCACGGTTCGGACTATCGTGCTGTGTTGCGGATGCATCAGTATATGGAACGCTTGCTTCGATTGCTGATGGAGAGAAATATCAGCAGGATGAGTGGGTGAAAGTCTCCGGTGTCATTAAAAGTGTGAAATACCAGGACTGGGTTCTTCCTAATGTAGAGATCCAATCTATTGAAAAAATTGAACAGCCAAAAGAACCTTATGTTTATGAGGAATATTAA
- a CDS encoding permease — MKKPASSIVKESFALALIGLFIYLFIFIDFGNFQIDAPKAFLNLNTIFLSIVLEAIPFILLGVFVSALIQSFVSEEMIQRFLPKNAIIALFPAALLGIIFPVCECAIVPIVRRLIKKGMPLHVGIVFLVAAPILNPVVFASTYYAFQSSKEIVYGRMGLAFVVSILVGFVVYLLFKNRDQLKWTREELVGRGAGAEPVKGVNKFKETLFHASDEFFEMGKYLILGAFIASIFQTFLDRSMLAELGSSDFLSPAIMMAFAYILSLCSEADAFVAASFGGTFTAGSLLAFLVYGPMVDLKNTIMLFAFFRVKFVAAFIGIVTAAVYVSVLVYQQFIL; from the coding sequence ATGAAAAAACCAGCCTCTTCTATTGTGAAAGAGTCATTTGCTCTTGCATTAATAGGATTGTTTATTTATCTTTTTATTTTCATAGATTTCGGGAATTTTCAGATTGATGCACCAAAAGCATTTCTGAATTTAAATACCATTTTCTTAAGCATCGTGCTTGAGGCCATCCCATTTATTTTACTTGGTGTTTTTGTATCGGCTCTTATTCAATCGTTTGTCTCAGAGGAAATGATTCAGCGGTTTTTGCCGAAGAACGCAATTATTGCTCTTTTTCCCGCGGCCCTGCTCGGCATTATTTTTCCTGTTTGCGAGTGTGCGATTGTCCCGATCGTCAGACGCTTAATTAAAAAGGGGATGCCGCTTCATGTCGGAATTGTCTTTTTAGTTGCTGCTCCGATATTAAATCCGGTCGTCTTTGCATCTACATATTATGCTTTCCAGTCTTCAAAAGAAATTGTTTACGGCCGGATGGGACTCGCATTTGTCGTTTCCATTTTGGTTGGATTCGTTGTGTATCTACTATTCAAAAACCGCGATCAGCTGAAGTGGACAAGAGAAGAATTGGTTGGAAGAGGTGCGGGAGCAGAGCCTGTTAAAGGTGTGAACAAATTTAAGGAAACGCTTTTCCATGCAAGTGATGAGTTTTTCGAAATGGGTAAATATCTGATTCTGGGAGCATTTATTGCGAGTATTTTCCAGACATTCTTGGATCGGTCTATGCTTGCAGAACTAGGTTCGAGCGACTTTTTATCACCAGCAATTATGATGGCATTCGCCTATATTCTCTCACTTTGTTCAGAAGCTGATGCGTTTGTTGCCGCTTCATTCGGAGGAACATTCACTGCAGGCTCGCTGCTTGCTTTTCTCGTGTACGGTCCAATGGTCGATTTAAAGAATACGATCATGCTGTTTGCCTTTTTCAGAGTGAAGTTCGTTGCAGCTTTTATTGGGATAGTAACGGCTGCCGTTTATGTGTCCGTCTTAGTGTACCAGCAGTTTATTTTATAA
- the folE2 gene encoding GTP cyclohydrolase FolE2, which produces MIREITLPPKKERHRLFGSVEPGLKTKPTEKDKMPDLQNSKKDFLFHINAVGISNVKYPVQIISALSPKEQTTVASFKMTSSISYEAKGTNMSRFTEQLEKYRLNGGFTLSLTELFDFTKELAGRLKQKDAEIEVTFPWFFERKGPSSELAGLNHATAGLKIKYEEGKGFTASAKLTCAVTTLCPCSKEISEYSAHNQRGFITMDVEFTEDYREEQDWKEALLAAAETNASAMIHPVLKRPDEKMVTETAYENPRFVEDMVRLVAADLYELDFVAAFHVECRNEESIHLHDAVAELSYRK; this is translated from the coding sequence ATGATTAGAGAGATAACATTACCGCCGAAAAAAGAGAGACATAGACTCTTTGGCTCCGTTGAACCAGGTTTAAAAACGAAACCAACCGAAAAAGACAAAATGCCAGATCTGCAAAATTCAAAAAAAGACTTTCTTTTTCATATAAATGCAGTTGGAATCAGCAATGTGAAATATCCCGTTCAGATCATATCTGCATTAAGTCCAAAGGAACAAACAACCGTTGCTTCCTTTAAAATGACATCATCCATTTCTTATGAAGCGAAAGGCACAAACATGAGCCGATTTACAGAGCAGCTTGAGAAGTACCGTTTAAATGGAGGATTCACTCTTTCCCTAACAGAGCTTTTTGATTTTACTAAAGAGCTTGCCGGACGCCTTAAACAAAAGGATGCCGAAATTGAAGTTACCTTTCCATGGTTTTTTGAGCGAAAGGGGCCAAGCTCTGAGCTTGCCGGCTTGAACCATGCAACTGCAGGCTTAAAGATTAAGTATGAAGAAGGAAAAGGGTTCACAGCAAGCGCAAAGCTTACTTGCGCAGTAACAACTCTTTGTCCATGCTCAAAAGAAATCAGTGAATACAGTGCCCATAATCAGCGCGGGTTTATCACGATGGATGTAGAATTCACGGAAGACTATCGCGAGGAGCAGGACTGGAAAGAAGCACTGCTTGCAGCAGCAGAAACAAATGCAAGTGCCATGATCCATCCCGTCCTAAAGCGTCCTGATGAAAAAATGGTAACAGAAACAGCCTATGAAAATCCGCGTTTCGTAGAAGATATGGTGCGATTAGTAGCAGCAGACCTTTATGAGCTTGATTTTGTGGCTGCTTTTCATGTCGAATGCAGAAATGAAGAATCCATTCATCTTCATGATGCGGTTGCTGAGCTTTCTTATCGAAAATAA
- the rpsN gene encoding 30S ribosomal protein S14 — translation MKELKRQEMAGKYRELRTQLKKEGDLEALRKLPRDSSPTRLKNRCEISGRPRGYIRKFKLSRIAFREYARKGQLPGVKKASWQE, via the coding sequence GTGAAAGAACTGAAACGTCAGGAAATGGCTGGAAAATATAGAGAACTAAGAACGCAGCTGAAAAAGGAGGGGGATTTGGAGGCTTTAAGGAAGCTGCCGCGTGATTCCTCTCCCACACGCTTGAAGAATCGCTGTGAAATCTCAGGAAGGCCGAGGGGATATATACGCAAGTTTAAGCTTTCAAGAATTGCTTTTAGAGAATATGCCCGCAAAGGACAGCTCCCGGGAGTGAAAAAAGCTAGCTGGCAGGAATGA
- a CDS encoding Fur-regulated basic protein FbpA, which yields MKTTIHGAAESRKNELIEQLLDMGIYRTAEGQLYELCETKLEKEFSDRMQRKGNNG from the coding sequence ATGAAAACAACGATTCATGGAGCTGCTGAATCAAGGAAAAATGAATTAATTGAACAGCTGCTTGATATGGGGATATATAGAACGGCAGAGGGCCAGCTTTATGAGCTCTGCGAAACTAAGCTTGAAAAGGAATTCAGCGACAGAATGCAGCGAAAGGGGAATAACGGATGA
- a CDS encoding FbpB family small basic protein produces the protein MRIFKKSFKELVEENKQTILNDKILLDKVYEKIDLKQSVKK, from the coding sequence ATGAGAATTTTTAAAAAATCATTTAAGGAACTGGTTGAAGAAAATAAACAAACCATTTTAAATGACAAAATCCTGCTCGATAAAGTATACGAAAAAATCGATTTAAAGCAGAGTGTAAAGAAATAG
- the purU gene encoding formyltetrahydrofolate deformylase, translated as MIGRLLISCEDRPGIVAAVSHFLADEGANIIHSDQHSTDPVGGLFFMRIEFQLLGIEDKIEEIRTRFEKKAEPFHIKWRMSCASDKKKIAIFVSKEDHCLQDLLQRFRLGELSAEISMVVSNHDDMREIVKLYGIPYHHVPATKDTREEAAKRHLSLLEEANVDTVVLARYMQIIPPVMIEQYKNQIINIHHSFLPAFVGGKPYNQAYNRGVKIIGATAHYVTEELDQGPIIEQDVERVSHRYQIKDLKRIGRDVEKLVLSRAVGWHLDDKVLVYENKTVVFP; from the coding sequence ATGATAGGAAGATTATTGATTTCATGTGAGGACCGGCCTGGAATTGTGGCTGCGGTCTCACATTTTTTGGCAGATGAGGGAGCCAATATTATTCATTCGGATCAGCATTCAACAGATCCTGTAGGCGGCCTGTTTTTTATGAGAATCGAATTTCAGCTGCTTGGGATTGAAGATAAGATTGAGGAGATCAGAACCCGATTTGAAAAAAAAGCAGAACCGTTTCATATAAAATGGCGCATGTCCTGTGCCAGCGATAAAAAGAAAATTGCCATTTTTGTTTCTAAAGAAGATCATTGTCTGCAGGATCTTCTTCAGCGTTTCCGGCTTGGAGAGCTGTCTGCGGAAATCTCAATGGTAGTCAGCAACCATGATGATATGAGAGAAATTGTGAAGCTATACGGCATTCCGTATCATCATGTACCTGCAACAAAGGATACAAGGGAGGAAGCGGCTAAACGCCATCTTTCATTACTAGAAGAAGCCAATGTGGATACAGTTGTGCTTGCGCGTTACATGCAAATCATACCGCCTGTTATGATTGAGCAGTATAAAAATCAAATCATCAATATTCATCATTCGTTTCTTCCTGCATTCGTCGGCGGGAAACCGTATAATCAGGCATATAACCGCGGTGTGAAAATCATCGGTGCTACTGCGCACTATGTAACAGAAGAGCTTGATCAGGGTCCAATTATCGAACAGGATGTCGAGCGTGTCAGTCATCGTTATCAGATTAAGGATTTAAAGAGAATTGGAAGAGATGTCGAGAAGCTTGTTCTTTCAAGAGCGGTAGGCTGGCATTTAGATGATAAAGTGCTTGTTTATGAAAACAAGACTGTGGTGTTTCCATAA
- a CDS encoding S-ribosylhomocysteine lyase, with product MPSVESFDLDHNAVKAPYVRHCGVHKVGSDGLVNKFDIRFCQPNKQSMKPDVIHTLEHLLAFNIRTHSEKYDHFDIIDISPMGCQTGYYLVVSGEPTVEEIIDLLDDTLKDAIEITEIPAANEKQCGQAKLHDLEGAKRLMRFWLDQDKKELAKVFG from the coding sequence ATGCCATCAGTAGAAAGCTTTGACCTTGACCATAATGCAGTAAAAGCACCGTATGTAAGACATTGCGGCGTTCACAAAGTAGGAAGCGACGGTCTTGTCAATAAATTTGATATCCGTTTCTGTCAGCCGAACAAGCAGTCCATGAAGCCGGATGTGATTCACACTTTAGAGCATTTACTTGCGTTTAATATTCGCACACATTCAGAGAAATACGATCATTTTGACATTATCGACATTTCTCCAATGGGCTGCCAGACTGGTTATTATTTAGTAGTCAGCGGGGAACCGACAGTAGAAGAGATTATTGATCTTTTAGACGACACGCTGAAAGATGCAATAGAAATTACAGAAATTCCAGCTGCTAATGAAAAGCAATGCGGACAGGCGAAGCTTCACGATTTAGAAGGAGCAAAGCGCTTGATGCGCTTCTGGCTTGATCAGGATAAAAAAGAGCTTGCAAAAGTTTTTGGATAA
- the yidD gene encoding membrane protein insertion efficiency factor YidD: MKQLFIALIRFYQKFISPLKPPSCRFYPTCSHYGLESVKRFGALKGGYLTVKRILKCQPFHPGGFDPVPEKKNQSR; this comes from the coding sequence ATGAAACAGCTATTCATTGCACTTATACGTTTTTACCAAAAATTTATTTCTCCGCTGAAGCCGCCGTCCTGCCGGTTTTATCCGACATGTTCTCATTACGGCCTGGAATCAGTTAAGAGATTCGGCGCACTTAAAGGCGGATATTTGACCGTTAAGCGGATCTTGAAATGCCAGCCCTTTCATCCGGGAGGATTTGACCCTGTACCTGAAAAAAAGAATCAGTCCAGATAG
- a CDS encoding carbonic anhydrase, with protein sequence MRLLDEIIEHNTQFVEKRDYEKFQTTKFPDKKLVILSCMDTRLVELLPQAMNIKNGDVKIVKSAGAIVAHPFGSIMRSILVAVMELGADEVCVVGHYDCGMSSLNPASFLEKAMKRGISQDKIDTLNYSGIHLEEWLKGFDNVEESVKHSVSVIRNHPLLPNDVPVHGLIIDPSTGKLDLVADGYLD encoded by the coding sequence ATGAGATTGTTAGATGAAATTATTGAGCATAACACCCAGTTTGTAGAGAAACGCGACTATGAAAAGTTCCAGACCACCAAATTTCCTGACAAAAAGCTGGTTATTCTATCCTGTATGGATACTCGGCTAGTAGAATTGCTTCCTCAGGCCATGAATATAAAAAATGGCGATGTTAAAATTGTGAAAAGTGCCGGTGCGATTGTAGCTCATCCTTTCGGCAGCATCATGAGAAGTATTCTGGTAGCGGTCATGGAACTTGGGGCAGATGAAGTATGTGTAGTCGGCCACTATGATTGCGGAATGAGCAGCCTTAATCCGGCTTCTTTTCTTGAGAAAGCCATGAAACGCGGAATCTCCCAGGATAAAATTGACACCCTGAATTATTCAGGCATTCATTTAGAAGAATGGCTAAAAGGGTTTGATAACGTTGAAGAAAGTGTAAAACATAGTGTGAGCGTTATTCGCAACCATCCACTGCTTCCAAATGATGTACCTGTTCATGGATTGATCATCGACCCGTCCACAGGAAAATTGGACCTTGTAGCAGACGGCTATCTGGACTGA
- a CDS encoding GTP-binding protein yields MDQIPVTVLSGYLGAGKTTLLKHILENKEGRRMAVIVNDMSEINIDASLIKQNPISRTEEKLVEMQNGCICCTLREDLMVEVERLVKNGDIDYIVIESSGISEPVPVAQTFTYIDEEVGIDLSQTCRLDTMVTVVDGNRFWEDFSSGENLLDRKHGTDENDTREVIDLLIDQIEFANVLLLNKTDLLNEEDIDELYGVLRKLNPDAKILKTAFSKVPVSEILNTKSFDFEEASQSAGWIKELNEEHTPETEEYGISSFVYRRQKPFHPERFMNWLENWPADVIRAKGFFWTATRNDTTGLLSQAGTSIMIQGAGVWVASYSEEEQKQTLTEEPELLERWDETFGDRMTELVFIGIDLSKDEVETSLDGCLLTDEEMASDWSELKDPLPAFS; encoded by the coding sequence ATAGACCAAATACCCGTCACCGTGCTGAGCGGATACTTAGGAGCAGGCAAGACAACCCTTTTAAAGCACATTCTTGAGAATAAAGAAGGCCGACGAATGGCGGTCATTGTAAACGATATGAGCGAAATTAATATAGATGCAAGCTTAATTAAACAGAATCCCATCAGCAGGACCGAAGAAAAATTGGTTGAGATGCAAAATGGCTGCATTTGCTGTACCCTTCGCGAAGATTTAATGGTGGAGGTAGAGCGCCTTGTTAAGAATGGCGATATTGATTACATTGTGATCGAATCATCCGGCATCAGTGAGCCTGTGCCTGTAGCCCAAACATTTACGTATATTGATGAAGAAGTCGGCATTGATCTTTCGCAAACCTGCCGTTTGGATACAATGGTGACAGTTGTTGACGGCAATCGCTTCTGGGAAGACTTCTCCTCAGGCGAAAATCTTCTTGACCGCAAGCATGGAACAGATGAAAACGACACTAGAGAAGTGATTGATTTGTTAATTGATCAAATTGAATTTGCCAATGTGCTTTTATTGAACAAAACCGACCTTTTAAACGAAGAAGACATTGATGAATTGTATGGGGTTCTAAGGAAACTGAATCCGGATGCCAAGATCCTGAAAACAGCATTCAGCAAAGTACCCGTATCAGAAATACTTAACACAAAGAGCTTTGATTTTGAAGAAGCAAGTCAATCTGCGGGTTGGATAAAGGAATTAAATGAAGAGCATACCCCTGAAACAGAAGAGTATGGAATTTCTTCCTTTGTCTACAGAAGACAAAAGCCCTTTCACCCTGAGCGCTTTATGAACTGGCTTGAAAATTGGCCTGCTGATGTTATTCGGGCAAAAGGATTTTTCTGGACCGCCACTAGAAATGACACGACAGGGCTTCTTTCACAGGCTGGTACGTCCATCATGATTCAAGGTGCAGGAGTATGGGTTGCCTCTTACTCAGAAGAAGAACAAAAACAAACGTTGACAGAAGAACCTGAACTGCTTGAACGCTGGGATGAAACATTTGGAGACCGCATGACTGAACTCGTTTTTATCGGAATTGATCTTTCAAAAGATGAAGTAGAGACCTCGCTTGACGGCTGTCTTCTGACGGATGAAGAAATGGCATCAGATTGGTCTGAATTAAAAGATCCACTGCCTGCCTTTTCATAA
- a CDS encoding metal ABC transporter substrate-binding protein — MKKTGLTMALALMLGTALAGCADNDQNAKDNGEDKLKIYTTIFPVQDFTKKIGGDAVEVESIYPANADAHTFEPSTKDMVAIAEGDAFIYSGVGLEGFAEKATKTLKSEKVKIIKAGNGIELADASHDDENHEEHAEEEGHDEHADEKNHTDHADEESHDEHADGDAHDHGDKDPHIWLDPALSIQMAENIKNGLIELQPDSKDKFEKNFETLKSDLEKLDADYKETIDAADKKEILVSHAAYGYWEERYGIQQISVLGLSPTQEPSQKQLQSIIETAKEHHIKYIIFENNVKSKIADIVKTEIGAESLTLTNLESISEEDAKNNEDYFSLMERNLETLRTALSK, encoded by the coding sequence ATGAAAAAAACAGGACTGACAATGGCACTTGCGCTAATGCTTGGAACAGCACTTGCAGGGTGTGCAGATAATGATCAAAATGCAAAGGATAACGGTGAAGACAAGCTGAAGATTTATACAACCATCTTCCCTGTTCAGGACTTTACAAAGAAAATTGGCGGTGATGCTGTTGAAGTCGAAAGCATCTATCCCGCAAATGCAGATGCACATACATTTGAACCATCTACAAAAGATATGGTAGCTATCGCAGAGGGAGACGCATTTATTTATTCAGGCGTTGGTCTAGAAGGCTTCGCTGAAAAAGCAACCAAAACCCTAAAGTCTGAAAAAGTAAAAATCATTAAAGCAGGTAATGGCATTGAGCTTGCTGATGCTTCCCATGATGATGAAAATCATGAGGAGCATGCAGAAGAGGAAGGTCATGATGAGCACGCTGATGAAAAAAATCATACTGACCATGCTGATGAGGAAAGCCATGATGAGCACGCTGATGGTGATGCTCATGATCACGGAGATAAGGATCCGCATATTTGGCTGGATCCTGCCCTCTCTATTCAAATGGCTGAAAACATTAAAAATGGCTTAATTGAGCTTCAGCCAGATTCTAAAGATAAGTTTGAAAAGAATTTTGAAACACTAAAATCAGATTTAGAAAAATTGGATGCAGATTATAAAGAAACAATCGATGCCGCAGACAAAAAAGAAATTTTGGTATCACATGCCGCATACGGCTACTGGGAGGAGCGCTACGGCATTCAACAAATCAGCGTTCTCGGGTTATCGCCAACTCAGGAGCCATCACAAAAGCAGCTTCAATCCATTATTGAAACGGCAAAAGAACATCATATTAAATATATTATTTTTGAAAACAACGTAAAAAGCAAAATCGCAGATATCGTAAAGACAGAAATTGGAGCGGAGAGCCTGACCCTGACTAATCTTGAGTCAATCTCTGAAGAAGATGCCAAAAACAATGAGGACTACTTCAGTTTAATGGAACGAAATTTGGAAACACTTAGAACAGCATTATCGAAGTAA
- a CDS encoding GTP-binding protein, translating to MKRIPVYTISGFLGSGKTTVLGKMADEFKKRGKQVGIILNELGDENVEKHLFEDQNVHELLNGCICCTIQADLVTTLKGFLEGEEVDVLLIEGTGVANPLEIKDILLSPELIEEFKLMSMIGIVDTSHYLDYQSMFASSKEIRSLLKEQIISSDFIILNKIDIVNEKEQKKVRHKIEKAISPSVEVLAASYGDVPFEKLAEQRQSLVTLTDEAGHHHHHHHHHSIGTVKITALPAVRLKKLETWLKGINGLIRAKGYLLIEGESEPREMQFAAKKAVLSDTKVDTEKTVLILIGQNLNTEEIRTSFNQSF from the coding sequence ATGAAAAGAATACCTGTATATACCATCAGCGGTTTTTTAGGCAGCGGAAAAACGACAGTTTTAGGCAAGATGGCCGATGAGTTTAAAAAGAGAGGAAAACAAGTCGGCATTATTTTAAATGAACTTGGCGATGAAAATGTTGAAAAGCATTTATTTGAGGATCAAAACGTTCATGAACTTTTAAATGGATGCATTTGCTGTACCATTCAGGCTGACCTCGTAACTACACTCAAAGGCTTCTTAGAAGGCGAAGAAGTTGATGTGCTTTTAATTGAGGGAACGGGAGTAGCTAATCCATTGGAGATAAAAGATATCCTGCTGTCTCCGGAACTGATTGAGGAATTTAAACTTATGTCAATGATCGGAATTGTTGATACAAGCCACTATCTTGATTATCAAAGCATGTTTGCAAGCTCTAAGGAAATCCGGTCTCTTTTAAAAGAACAAATTATTTCATCAGATTTTATCATTCTTAATAAAATAGACATTGTTAATGAAAAAGAACAAAAAAAAGTCAGACATAAAATTGAAAAAGCGATCTCTCCAAGTGTTGAAGTTCTTGCAGCCTCATACGGGGATGTTCCATTTGAAAAGCTTGCTGAGCAAAGGCAAAGTCTTGTAACCCTGACAGATGAAGCAGGGCATCATCACCATCATCACCATCATCATTCTATAGGAACCGTAAAAATAACAGCCCTTCCAGCTGTTCGGCTGAAAAAGCTTGAAACATGGCTGAAAGGAATAAATGGACTGATCCGTGCAAAAGGCTATCTGCTCATAGAGGGAGAAAGTGAGCCTCGGGAAATGCAGTTCGCTGCAAAAAAAGCCGTTCTTTCAGATACTAAAGTAGATACAGAAAAAACGGTCTTGATTTTGATCGGACAGAATTTGAATACTGAAGAGATCAGAACTTCATTTAATCAGTCTTTTTAG
- a CDS encoding type B 50S ribosomal protein L31 codes for MKQGIHPDYHKVVYMDTNSGFKFLSGSTMKSNETTEWEDGNTYPLIKIEVSSDTHPFYTGRQKFADRDGRAERFKKKYNM; via the coding sequence ATGAAACAAGGAATCCATCCGGATTATCATAAAGTTGTTTATATGGACACAAACAGCGGGTTTAAATTCTTGAGCGGATCAACAATGAAATCAAACGAAACAACAGAATGGGAAGATGGCAATACCTATCCTCTTATTAAAATAGAAGTAAGCTCAGATACGCATCCATTCTACACAGGCCGTCAAAAATTCGCAGACCGCGATGGACGCGCAGAGCGCTTTAAGAAAAAATACAATATGTAA